The following are from one region of the Nostoc cf. commune SO-36 genome:
- the infC gene encoding translation initiation factor IF-3 encodes MPVIEKKRTRDLPQINERIRFPKIRVIDPDGAQLGIMLPQEALQLAEEKELDLVLISDKADPPVCRIMDYGKYKFEQEKKAREARKKQHTADVKEVKMRYKIEEHDYNVRVKQAERFLKDGDKVKATVMFRGREIQHSDLAEDLLKRMATDLEPYGELQQAPKKEGRNMMMLISPKK; translated from the coding sequence ATGCCTGTGATTGAGAAGAAAAGAACTCGCGATCTGCCCCAAATTAACGAACGAATTCGCTTCCCCAAAATTCGGGTAATTGATCCTGATGGTGCCCAACTGGGAATTATGCTCCCACAAGAAGCACTACAACTAGCAGAAGAGAAAGAGTTAGATTTGGTGCTAATAAGTGACAAAGCTGACCCGCCAGTTTGTCGGATTATGGACTATGGGAAATATAAGTTTGAGCAGGAGAAAAAGGCGCGGGAAGCCCGGAAAAAACAACACACAGCTGATGTCAAAGAAGTTAAGATGCGCTACAAAATAGAAGAACACGACTACAACGTTCGTGTCAAACAAGCAGAGCGCTTTTTGAAAGATGGTGATAAAGTCAAAGCGACTGTGATGTTCCGGGGTCGAGAAATTCAGCACAGCGACCTAGCAGAAGATTTGCTCAAGCGAATGGCAACGGATTTGGAGCCTTATGGTGAGCTTCAACAAGCGCCTAAAAAAGAAGGGCGAAACATGATGATGCTCATCTCCCCCAAAAAATAA
- a CDS encoding HEAT repeat domain-containing protein, with product MAALSLEEISTQLESPNLRDRMVALANLRNVPPEDAVPLIKKVLDDESLQLRSMAIFALGIKPTAECYSILVRILENDPDYGMRADAAGALGYLGDARAFEVLSRAFYEDTDWLVRFSAAVSLGNIKDPRARQILLQALDSKEVVLQQAAISALGEIKDIESVDKILRFAQSDDWLVRQRLAESLGNLPTPKSVSALKYLEKDNHFNVAEAARIGLKKLEEMDNQA from the coding sequence ATGGCAGCTCTAAGCTTAGAAGAAATTTCTACTCAGTTAGAAAGTCCGAATTTACGCGATCGCATGGTAGCCCTTGCTAATCTGCGTAATGTTCCCCCTGAAGATGCAGTCCCTTTGATAAAAAAGGTACTAGACGACGAATCTTTGCAACTGCGATCGATGGCAATATTTGCCCTCGGAATCAAGCCGACAGCAGAATGTTATTCGATTTTGGTCAGAATTCTCGAAAATGACCCAGATTATGGTATGAGGGCTGATGCCGCCGGTGCATTAGGATATTTGGGTGATGCCAGAGCCTTTGAGGTACTATCGCGGGCATTTTATGAAGATACTGATTGGCTAGTACGCTTTAGTGCAGCAGTTTCTCTTGGTAATATTAAAGACCCCCGTGCCCGTCAAATTCTTCTTCAGGCATTGGATAGCAAAGAAGTAGTATTGCAACAAGCTGCAATCTCTGCACTGGGAGAAATTAAAGACATTGAGTCTGTAGATAAAATCCTCCGCTTCGCCCAATCAGATGATTGGTTAGTAAGGCAGCGTTTGGCAGAATCTTTAGGGAATCTTCCCACCCCCAAGAGCGTTTCCGCTTTGAAATACTTGGAAAAAGACAATCATTTCAACGTTGCTGAGGCAGCGAGGATTGGACTCAAGAAGCTTGAAGAAATGGACAATCAAGCTTAA
- a CDS encoding phycobiliprotein lyase produces MNIEEFFQLSAGKWFSHRTSQHLAFNQSENSKSDIIIETLAVDHPEVSKLCQNYNINPSSASCATKISWNGTMDKDQAKHSGSTVLVSVPDADNPAQGKLLREIVDAKKTPVAGRYKFDSDGALILTIEDETIWSEERLWFASPNLRMRVNVLKSFGGFSITSFTSEIRMGGFPPAEKPSEAANSVSS; encoded by the coding sequence ATGAATATTGAAGAGTTTTTTCAGTTGAGTGCCGGTAAATGGTTTTCTCATCGAACTAGTCAACATTTGGCTTTTAATCAATCGGAAAATAGCAAGTCAGACATCATCATTGAAACGCTGGCAGTAGATCATCCAGAGGTGAGCAAGCTGTGTCAGAATTACAACATTAATCCTAGTTCTGCTTCTTGTGCTACGAAAATTAGCTGGAACGGCACAATGGACAAGGATCAAGCAAAACACAGTGGTTCAACTGTGTTAGTTTCGGTTCCTGATGCGGATAATCCAGCCCAAGGAAAATTACTGCGAGAAATAGTTGATGCGAAGAAAACTCCAGTTGCCGGACGCTATAAATTTGATAGTGATGGTGCTTTGATTTTAACTATAGAGGATGAAACCATCTGGTCAGAAGAGCGCCTGTGGTTTGCTAGCCCAAATTTGCGAATGCGGGTAAATGTCCTCAAGAGTTTTGGTGGATTTAGTATCACTTCGTTTACTTCTGAGATTCGCATGGGTGGTTTTCCGCCAGCCGAGAAGCCTTCGGAAGCGGCTAATTCAGTATCTAGTTAG